AACCCTCATCCACACAGGGTGAGACATATCCAAGGTAAGCATGTGCCAGTAGTAGTCTTCTGTCAAGAGGAACTCATGCATTTTACTAAACTCACCGTTTTGCACCAAGCTGATCTTAAAACAGACTCAAACCCTATTAGACGTCTCcctttattccattaaatataTAGAATTTCTCTTTCCCCTGGATGTTTTGCACCTTTATGAATTTTAGCTGCAGCATATGAGGAGCCTCCTGTggtaatatactgtatatatgagTTCCTTAAGAGTCTGACTACCACAGCTTAGAGTTTAGATTTTAAAAGTTTGTACCTggctgatttgatttttttttttttactttatgcTGCATCTCTCAGCATGACTCTGCAAACAGCACTGACAAAACACATTCCAGTCGGTCATAATGAAAGTTCAGTGCCGTTTAATGGCCTTTAATGTGAAGCTGTAGCAGCAGGAAATGTTCAGTCTGCATCAGCAATTCCTAAATCTGTAATTTTACATCCATATCTGTTTACAGTGATAAGCAGTAACTTAATATAGATTTttctccacccccctccctggCAATGTACTGTACTTTCATCCGTGGCCAATAGGCTCAGGCTCCATTGTGTGTCTTGGAAAATAGATTTAACAGGCatttatgtaaatgaaaatcCCCTCTTCAAGATTCACATCTTTTGCTGCTTGAACTTGTGGTTCTCTGCAATGTAACACACCGAGAATCCGCGCTAAGTCGCGCTAGCTCGCTCTTCTTTTGAGCTTAACGCATGCTAACATGTTCGTAAAGAGAATGCAAGCATTAGCATGTAAGTAAGCTAATGTAAACGAACAAGCTTTTCAAATAACTTTAGAGACAAAGTGGGAACACAATACTGAATTATTCATAGAAAAAAATATCGGGAAGGCAATATTATTTGTATAAAATGGAGGAAAATGAGTAGCACAGGTTCTCTTACATACAGATAATGtatgttgatgttgttataCTTACGTTCTACTTAAAAAACAGCAGGTGGTTGCTTATTCTTATCTATCTTGGAAACCACtagtaaaaagagaaataggtgtaaaataaataatttatcaaataaaatgaataaaataaaacaatgaaataaatatatgtacaacTCCAGGAATAGAAATAGACGCTCTGTACATATCAAGGATAAATTACTTGGTTTAAAGCCCTCTGCTCTTGACTAGCGAGTGGCTTCTGTTGCGTTTAACCACCTGCTGCAGAAAAAGTGGAGGGCAGCGCATGATGGAAGGGcacacaagagagagagagacacacaaaagaaatatgCAGAAGCACTTCACTGCATCAAAAAGCGTTAGTGGCACCCGGTCCGATCGTAACGTACAGCTCCAGCTAGCGACGTTTGTCTCGCAGCTGAACTAAAACGTATGCTTGCTTTCTGGAATGTTGTTGGCTTAAAAAGTTCACTTTGTGCAAAGTTTACTTATATTCTGCAAAGCCAGCACggtaaaaaaaacactacatttGTTCATGCACTCATTAATTCTGTACCTGTCCGGGCTAATTTCATGCATTTGCACTGATTTCCACTTTGCTTAAAACTAAAGCTATTGAAAGGATCCCTCTCTGAGAGGAAGTTAACAGAACTACATGAAATATTTGGCGAGTAGCTGTTTGAAGGCACCtggaataataatatattacatGAAAGAAATGGCTACATTATTGATATAGAAGTATTCTCCATCTCAGAGGTTCCCCTGAAGTAGTCCCCTTTAGTCTCAGCAGGGGTCTTGCTGCATATATTTCTTTAGGGTACAGCGTTGATCGTCCCTTACTTTCTGAAGCACGTTGCTTCACCTGTGCGAGCGCAGCGAACACCGTGCCTCTCCATTCCCCACAGGTCTCAACGGCAGGCCAATTTGCACGGTGAGGGACGACTGGTTTGTCACCTCCTCGTTATTTCCTCATCCCCTTCTCAAAAGCCACGACCTCGTGAAGGCAGCCGAGCCGCCTCTCGCCTTTCCGCCCGCTCAGAATCTTTACCGAGTCGGCGGGAACCACAACAAATCAGGTGCGCTTGCACTCATTGCCATAATTTTTctcattcccccccccccaccaacgACCCCAGTGATGTTCATTTCCTCTTTACTTCACAGCACTTTTTTCAGAAGCCTGGAGGGATGAACTTAAAGAGCTGGCTGCAAAAGTCCGTCTGTCACAAGAACCAAAGAGCAAACAAGAGGTGTGTGTAACGCTGTAATTGTTGTAATCTGAGACAAATCTGATTGTAGATAATGGCACTTCACTTGAGGCTATACAATACTGTTGTTGCATTCAGGTCAAACAGGATCATTCATATATAATCAGCTTTGTAGATTAACTATTGAGTTTAATTATCGTATGTGactgttctttttgctcagtgCTGCTGAGTAAGTCTGCCTCATAAAAACAGTCTCCACCCAACTGAAgacaatgttatgcctcattgtATTCCAGCACCAGCCCGAGGAACAATTTGTCCGTCGCAAGACTCAATATTCAGCCGCAACGGGGAGAATCATCCCCCCGTCCTCCAAGTCTTACCAGCGCAAATCCCATTCTCAGCGCCTGAAGTATCCTCAGCCCTTCCATGATCAAGAACTCACGGTGAAATCCTCTTCCACTGATCTGGGGCGGTTTAGATCTGGGCTAGTTCAGCTGATACATGTTACTCCAGAGCGGAGGGGTTTGCGGGCAGATCAAAAGAAGAGGTTCCGAAATcacaacaaaaaactctccagagcTCTCAGCTCTTGGCCGAAGGTTTTTCGCTTCAGCTGCTTCGTTGCTGGCGAACGACCTCCGGGGCGGAGCTCCATCACCTTCTCAAGTGTCTTGGACATGCACGCAAATAACTTGAATTTGAAATGATGTGCTTTGCAAGCTAATGCTGTGATGATCTGCTCTCTTGTCAGGTTTTGGAGTTGCTTTGCCAGATCCTGCAAACAGACTCTCTGTCCACGGTGCAGCAGTGGCTTCTGCTCGCGGGCCAGAGAGGTAAAGTGACTCATACTATATCACGGTAATGTTATATACGCTACCAGTGAAAGGTTTGAGAAGACGGGTCCAAACTTTCTGTTATAGGCTTTTATTCTAAAGCAGTGGGGCATCAAAGCCTGATAAATATAACCAGGAACTAAAAGCATTTATTGTATATGTAGGTATTTACATCTTTGTGCATATATTTCTCATTTATTATACAATATGTATTGATTtacatattacatttaaattacgCAAATCTATAACaatacacatatgtatattttacacacaaacatttcctgATTTATATTTAGATAAATTTACTTTTACTTGCTTTAATATTTGTTATTGTGCAACAAGTGCAGGAAACCGCACACATTTATGTAGGTATTTAACACATTATATAATATACTGAACTCTCTGACTACAtgcacatgtatatatatatatatatcattaaaaagtctctgctgctgttactgtTAGACTGCCTTTTGCATGTTTACAACCTCTACCTCACACAGgaaaacatgctgctgctgtgtctacATATACACTGggaactctttattttattttattgcatcaCATTTTTTGACGCTTTACCTCTTCACCGTGGGATACAAGAAGCGTTTGTTCGATTCCTTTGTACGTCTGGTACATGTGagctgactttgactttgatttATGCTGATTTACatattacaaataaatgaaatgaattataAATATCTACAGCGGTACACACGTTGAACACCAATACATGATTTATCGGGGTGGCTGCAGTAAATTTGAAGACCAACAGCATTTACTTGGTGTACTCTTATATCTATCATGGTGCCACAAGGACAGAACACTGGATAAAAGATTACTAATGCTTACATTTTAAAgcgatgaaaaaaaacaatgttgttgTACACCAGCCTTGGGCTGTTTGTATGCTCTTTCTAGTTCAGCTGGCCTTGTGTTTGTATTCATATCCTACATGTCATCACTGCGACATATTTATTATATCTTTCTCTGGAACAAATGCAAACTtcaaaatatcattaaaaacatacatccattcattcatttttcatggcCTGCACCACCGGTGGAGAGCAAATATATGGACCTTAactgcatctctctctctttcatctgaATGAACTTAATGAAAGCGTGTAACCACACACTGTAACAGCTCTTCTGCTGGCCTTGTGTGATATGTCGCGCCCACAGAGAAAGACCTGGTGATGGGGATGATCACACAAGCTCTGGACGGCGTCGACCTCTCCGGCCGTGAGCGGCAGAACTTCCAGACTCTACACCCTGGCGTTTTCCCGCCAGCGAATGCTCCATCATTCGAGCAGTCGTGGGGAAAACCACCAAAAACCAGGTCAGGAGGGTCGCTCAGATTTTCACCTGTTGTTTGTTTCCGCACAGTCAGAATTAAAGCTTGATGAGTTTGCACATTTGCCTCCGCAGCTCGAACCAAATGAATCGAACTCTCAGCGATGACAAACCAGGTAACTCACTcaagttttattcttttctattcttAACGTGTTTCCCTTGtgacagctctctctctctaatataAAGCAGTTATACTTGAAACTGGAGTCAGTCTTTTTGACGGCACAGGAGGAGGCCCCGAGGTTCATTAAAACCTGTCACCTACTTCTGAAAAGACTTAGTAATTTCTGTAGAGACgtgtatttcattttctatttcctACTCATGTTTTAGCACGTACATTGCAATGAATagtgttatttattatatatttctgATGTGCATTTCACACCGCAATCAACGTATTAATTGTGCAGTCTCTTCCACTCTTTAGTTGCTTTCTACTTTATCCCACGGAAAACAAAATGCTGCCCCCTTCTTCTGCAGAAAACTGTCTATGTGTCTATGTTAAGCAGGTGcttgacaggaagaaaaaaaagaagccgaTCCCAGATTTTGAAGCTGAAATGATTTCcatcttttctttcattatttattttttttgtacagagcAGATGGCAAGTGTAAAATTACTGTCTTTGTTTAAATCTAACTCAAGTGTTCTCCACAGAGAGGATCGGTGATGCAGAGGTCCTCGAAGTCCATGCAGGAGCTCAGAATCATCGTCAAGATCCTCCACTTGAGCACAGCAAGAGTGCATAgagtcctctttttttttttttttctaccatggGAATAGCTGAATTACAGCTCCCTTCTTTATTGGGTGTTATCTTTAGCATGATCTTAGAAATACAAGTCAGTATAAACAGAGAAGGGAGCCAAATGAGCTCTTACGGGAAATGTAACAAATACACTGTGGACGATGTTCGTACTTGTTCGTAATAATCATCAAGTAAGGAAGTATAATTGCGTAGCTGTTGtttgactttgaataaaactATGAACTATGTTTTTAATCTAAACAAAGTAAAACTGCAAAATCTCTGGAAACAGTCTAATTAGTTTCTCTCATGGTGCTGTTGGATCCTTTTATACAGTTACAGTATGTTATAGTTATAGTGATGACACTTTTTCCAGACTCACTTTTTGTTTAATCAATGCtcctctgctctacctccaccagttaccagataaagttggattttttttctcattgtatttattttttcatttttcttttcatggccCCATGAGACCACTTTATGGACTGGTTTGCATCCTGTTTCCTTAGcgtcaaataaaaactaaaacgaaacttatccaataaataaataaataaataaataatctgaaatgacagaaaccatcagtgaaaaaaatatttgacttatattttggtgttttagtttggcccaagtcccatccactaacgaGGAGCAGTtggagcttgtgacctatactgcagccgaccaccagggggagctttacttgctttggtttcactttagaggagcagttccaccgtCCATATTTAAACTGTCTATGGTTTATCCACATATTTTAGCTGATTACTAAAAGTCTAAGCACATTTTTGTTCTGATAATCTCCATGATGAGGGGAAGGTACACATTCTTGTTTCTTGCTTTTGTCTTCAATTCACTGGACTATGTGtccattaaaaattaaatatttgtggAAGATTTTCTGCTGCATTCTTGGTCAGTGTCTTAATAAACCAATATCTAATTGTTGGTTATTCATAATGAAAGGGTAAATCTGAATAATTAAGATGTGCAGATCCGAAAGTAACTTTAATGACACTGATGGCATTTCTCTGTGGAATTTACCGCACGGCGTTTGACGTGAGCACCGACACACCAGCGTGACAACCTCAGTTAGCGACTGCATGATAAGGTTAGCCTAATCTAGATTACATTTAACTGAATCTGGCCTGATATGCAACGTGATACCAGCAGAGACAAACCAGAGAGAGAAGTCCCTCCATTATAGAGTCATTTTCTAACTTTGCGCTTGTTTGTGACAATTGTGCACGCCTTGTGTGCACAGCTCCTTTGCTAGCTTTAGACCTTGAATGTGTGAGTATACAcagataagccacaacattatgaccactgacaggaaaagtaaattaaacattgaccatcttgcgacagttcaatgttctgcagaGACGTTTTGACCCGACATTCattttggatgttacttagacatgcaccatcCACTTAGAGTAAGcttccattctctgatgagtcacaactgtttcggaggcacaagggagacctaatCCATGTGGGTACAAATTCAAGATATAAAAAGCTTTTGAGATAATTGTCCAATTACTCTTGGtcgcatggaaaaaaaaaaataaatgtggggCAATACCTTTCTAAAACCTTTCCTGCAATTTGTATGCTCACTGTCAGATCCTAATAGAGGCTTGTTTCAAGCAGCGGCGGAGAGGCGTATATTGGTGCTATTCTAGCCAAACAGGGCTCGCATGTCGTACGTAATGTGCCGTGCAGAAAGCCTCTGAAGAGATAATGGAAAGATGAGATGTCTGAGACAGACGTTATAAATCCTTAGGTCAAATGATTGACGCTCTAAGTGCCCCGTGTACGGAAAAGTCATGTTTGTGATATAACCAGAAGCATTACTGTGCCAGTAGGTCAGTAAATGGCAAAATTATTTAACCTGCTAACTCACATGTGTGTCACTGTATAAAAACTAGGATCTCGACAGATTTACACACCTTTCTGAAGTCAGTTTTTAcaatttaattaactttaataGTGCAGGAATAGAGGCTGTAAAAAGACGGATGTTGTGTTTGTAGTGTTTGGCTTGTGCTTCTTATGGAAATTTCTTTCAGACTTTCAGACTCTCTTCAGAATGTAGATCTTGTTTGGTAATTTGCAGGACTGATGTAAGTACTTGAATTAGCAGCGTGGGCACAAAACTGCATTTTGCGGCTGCGGCGCTCAGCGCCACGCTGgatgaaaaagacaaactcTGGACAGCTGCAGCAGTGAGATTACATCCGCACAAAAAGCCAAGACGAGAGAGTCTGCACGGCAtgttagatttaaaaaaaataaatgaacagagaaATGTGTGCATGTCCTTAAATTATGAAGTCTGATGAAAATCTTTAGAGACCTAGAACTGTTAGTGTTGTGTAGTCAGTCTCTGGTACTGCTCCAATGATCCAAGAAACTGCATGTTATGTGGGCAGCTGTGTAGTTGTAGTGGTTCAAGAAGCAGCAGCTAAGGGTCGCAGGTTTGCATCATCCCACATCCATGGCTCTGTGCCCCATGAGGGATCACAaagtatatattattttatttttcttatttatttctttaaagcaCGGGATGTTTGCCCACTGATCTGGTGTTGTTGGGGTGAAATAAAGTTTCGTTTAGCTGCTTAAACATCCCTCGCTCAGGGtgattttttagcttttaatttaGCACATCCGCAACTAATAAGAAGAAGTCCTGCCAGCCCATGTAGCACATGTTAAATGGAAAATGCTGACGTGCTGCTCTGGACCGGAGGGTTGTGGTGATGGCAGCAAAATCTGCATCTCACATGTGGTTTGGCTGGATGTGACTGACACTGATATGAATGCAGCGTGATTCGAATGTTGTATGACCTCACTTTTTCCCCATCGAGGCAGCAAGAGACACATACAGCGACTTCATGCAGGAGCTGAAGGCTTCTTTCATACAGAACTCGAGAGTTTGCGATTGTGATGTGACGTCTTGTATGCAACATGCGCAATGTTCAAGCTGTCCTGGAGAActctgctgctaggcaactgtttgCATCTGGACGCAGGAACTGTTTAGCAGCATAACTTGGAAAGGCATCATGTAATAATGGAATAATATTCCTCTTTCCTCTGAGCTTCTTATGCCAGTTACCACCTCTTCATCTGCTCTCTCTTGATCTCGTCTCCAATCTGCGACGGACGACTACTCTCCACTCtcggtgtcctgtggtgtctgggaacactATGTTgttagtgcgtgtgtgtgtgtgaaaaaagagaaaatatccagtgagcggcagttgtatggatgaaaatgtcttggttggactggttggagatgataaaaaggcaacagtaactcaaatatccactggttacaaccaaggaatgtagaataccatctctgaacacacaacacgtccaacattgaagaagatgggctccagcagcagacgaccacaacgggggccactcctgtcagctaagaacaggaaaattAGACTACTACtactcaacaacactggacaatagaagattggaaaaatgttgcttGGTCTGACGAGTTTCGATTTCGGCTTCTACATtcagatgacagggtcagaattttgAACATGAAAggatggatccatcctgccttgtatcaacggttcaggctggtggtggtgtaatggtgggggggatattttcttgccacactttgggccccttagtacaaaccgagcatggtttaaatgccacagtctacctgagtattgttgctgaccatgtccgtccccttatgaccacagtggaccatcttctgacggctacttccagcaggataatacaccatgtcacaaagctcataacatctcaaactggtttctggaacatgacaatgagttcactgtactccaatggcctccacagtcaccagatctcaatctaatggaccatcacctttgggaagTGGTGAaacgggagattcacatcatagacgtgcagccgacaaatctacAAATCCAGAGACGTGTCTCCAACCAATCTAAATGCGCATGTCAAGTGAATCATTGCTGGTACTGACATGCCGTGCATATAGACCTTCAGGATCTCTACAAGGGATgggattagaaataaaaaaaaaaatgtattgactTTTAATTCAACTTGAACACTGTCGGATCAAATTTTGCCCTGTGTGAGATGACCATCATTCAGCCATTTTCATCAACCAATTTTCAGTTgcagagactgtgtgtgtgagagagagagagagagagagagagagagagaaagagagtcagCCATATGTCGCCATGGAAACCAAGAGTGGAGAGACTGAATGTCCATCGGAGCCATGTCGGCGtccacacataaacaaggagggaATGAGAGTTCTCATTTTACAGACACAGCGAGGAGAAAAGGGCGGAGACGAGAACGGACCCGGGGCCGTCGCCCAAAACCCCCTCAGATGAACCGACTCAAGGGCCGACTCACGATTGATCCCCGCCAACTGTACATAGACAGCAATCTTGGCGAAAGATAAAAGGAGATTAGATGCTCACTGGCATCCGTGtccctgttttatttgtctttgttgttctttatttcGCTTCAAGCTTCGAGGGAACATCAAACAAATACCAGCTGACAGTTCTGTATTATCCAAGGTGATGTTATCAGACATCttaagacaaaaaacacatttaaacattaccAAAATAGTTCAGTATAGTGCACTGACTGATGGGCATAGTTCATAACTACAAAGGGTAAAGGGGTTATATAAGCAGTTACAAGAACTTTCATGTTTGATGGAACATTTGCCGCACCATGAAATTACTTTCCAGACTCTTTTTACTCTTCTTTGCAGTTATTTCACTTTTACAGCACATTTACAAACTTAACGCTCTCTTTCAAACAGATATGCATTTCTGgttacaaacacaaacaaactgtacCTTctaggaaagaagaaaaaaactcagaagCTTCCTCCGCCAATATGGCGGCGTTAATCACAAggccgccatattggcaggaaatcGCACTCTTGTAATGACTAATCAGTTGACAACATTAACTGCGAGCAGCTAACTGATTAATGACAGATTACAGAACAGTCGGGgacaagcaaagtggaaatcgttttataggattcccaaagatccTGCAAGACGGCAGATAGGGATTAATGCAATAAACCgagaaaacagagcagtgagaCCCCTCAAGAAACAGATTTATcagattattttctctgttttcccaTAATAACGAGTTGATTATCACATTATCTCGGGAAAACAAAggtttgttttctcaagatctctgGAAActtaattgttgttgttgaacattaaagcacaaaacaaatgacttaCCTTACAGTAGAACTATTACCCATtaggttattattttactgcattataagttaaatatatatcgtgatctcaagaaaacagaggaaattaactcgttataATGTACATTGTAATGTAATAATATGTTTGAATGTATGGCCGCTCAGTACAGAAGCCCCaagtgcatgcatgcatttgtACATATTATTTCCCATGTAACAAAACGAAAGAAATAACATGCGAATACATGACTGCCTCTTTAAAATATCATGGTTTTCCTCCTGAGATTTTTCTGAAACCATCTACTAACAAATCACAAATCAGACCTTTCTACATTTCATGCTAAGAGTCGTTGAGACATTTGAGTCTGCACCAGAATTGTGGGGGCGGCATCTGCTTCAAGTGAGGTTTGATTGGATATAATTGACCCTCATATGGACTTGACTGTCGTGCTGCCACtagtttcctcctctgtctttcgGTCTCTCTCCCACTACTTTGTGATTGCTTGAGTGCGTGTGTGAGATCAACTCTACCCTCTACAGAAACCGGCGGCCGTCTGGCTGTTTCATTGCAGCCTCCCAATCAGGCCAGTTTTTAAGCTTTTCTTGTCTTTGCTTGTCAGTGCTTCTCCACCCTCTGTGCATCAAATTCCCCTTacgctagcagctagcagctctCCTTCTGGAGGGGTTATCTCTTATCCAACTCACAAGTGTTGTGGTCTGCGTTTTTGAATCATACCATTACGAGAGGCCGGCGGTGACATGATTGACATGTTGTGCATGACGGCGCCGCCCTTTTCCCCTCAGACCTCCACGTGGAGGCAGCGAGAGCAGCGTACGGAAACCTTTGAAATAACACAACTTGTTCAAGTGTAGGAGCTCACTGCTCAGTGTAAGAAGCTGACCAAGGAAATTAGCTTTCAGGGTGCTTTTTATCTCATTTACCCTCTCTTCAAAAGGAACTTGAGAGCTTACGGTTATATGACAAGGGAGGTctttaatgtaaaatgtttcaTGTTCAATTGGTGAGTCTTGACAAGGCAGCTGCTTGGTAACAGTTTGCAGCTAAAAGCCCCCGAGACTTTATGCACGAAATGCAAAGGCACCATGTGTAGACAAAACACACGTGTGTGGAAACCTTTATGTGACTAAGTTAATATATGTTTCAGCAAATACCGTACATGAGAACTTTTGCACTCTGACCTCCGACCTTTCcaaaaatgtccacaaatgAGGTTATGAATACCACTAGAGGGGGCTGTGGAATTTTCATGTGACCACGATAAACATAAACCCATTTGGACGCAGTTAGTTATTTACCGATgacggaaaaaaacaaaggaagcgTTCTTATAAAGCTTTTGTGCCACCTCGTCCTACCTGCAccttatctttatttatttttttactgttgtcCTTCatagcataggtcttcaacagggggtccatgaccctTAAGGGGCCTGCGGAGGCACTGTATGAGGgttacaaaatctttggttgattcgacttttttttatatatatttttaattttcccccacatgaaatcccatgtatgtatgtcaTATATatgttaggtatgtttatgtttacagcaggtACACAGCcaacctactgttgcacatgtttaaaataaaaaaaatcattattattggaatagcttaatagtgaatgcaaaatgataataataatgtatatttaagtttaatataaaacacatatagtaagtagaggtccctacttaatctctccatcagtttgggggtctttggctTGAAAAATATTGAAGACCCTTGctttattctgtatttaatcCTGTATTCTGCACACTTGTTAAAGAACTGTCTTGCAACTTCACAATCCacttctcagcagaacattgtattgttttatttaacagttttattgCTTAGAGGACATACAGCATAAATAATGTACTTACTGTTGCAGCTTGACGCTGACTGAAGAGACATGAAATGTCACAGATGATGGTTGACGTTTTTAAAATGAGGACAATACAAGAAAAAGGGGCCGAACCCGTCTGTCACAGATTATTATGCGTCATTAGTCGGGTATTTTCAGGCTTTCAGTCTAAATGCCAGAACACTTTTTAAAGGAGGATATGACCACAGCTCCTTGCCTCCAGTGTTCAGATGGAAGAGGAAACACTGTGACATTAGATCAGTAGAACAGATATAATGATGATAACAATGGATATCATGAGGGCTTCTGGCAAAAATTAGAGCTGAGAACAGTGTCCATGAActgtaaagaaaaagagatgatTCCTTCATTGATAAACAAAAGCATGCAGAGCGAACATTCACTTGGTGTAAATCTGAGCTCCTACTATCAAAGAGTTTAAACATGAAAGCAGGGCCTTCCAGGTCTGAATATTATCTACTGTATAGTGTCAGACATAAGGAGCCTTGAGGACAGTGGACCACGGTTCAGGACTGCAGAGTTGAacccacttttctttctttttcttttcttttttatagcAAATAAGTCGCGAGGAGGTGGTCTGGGTGGATGGTGGGTCAGGAGGTGCATGACTCTGAGTTGGGGGCAACAAAAGTGCTACAGTTAAGATCagttgctgttttctttttgttgttttacgcTTTTCAAACCAcactgggcttttttttttttttttttttttaactttgtgcaAGTGCCACAAATACCTAAAAATAACCATAAAATGTTCAATTAGATGCTCTAAGATGATACTGCATGGCAAAAGCAGAAGTGAAACCAACAAACGACATTCACGAGCCTCTGAACATAATCCAACATGTGCTGGACCTGATCTGAGAATGGATAAAGCAACTGAGGCGGGCGCTGGAAAGAGAATGAGATCTGGGTACTGTTAATGGAGTgaagcagtttgtttgtttttttatc
This window of the Mugil cephalus isolate CIBA_MC_2020 chromosome 16, CIBA_Mcephalus_1.1, whole genome shotgun sequence genome carries:
- the tbata gene encoding protein TBATA encodes the protein MSTARGSDSRATTGERSRVQINQVPFTTEFSRMLPRSSPRFGALSHHSFFSRHNPHPHRVRHIQGLNGRPICTVRDDWFVTSSLFPHPLLKSHDLVKAAEPPLAFPPAQNLYRVGGNHNKSALFSEAWRDELKELAAKVRLSQEPKSKQEHQPEEQFVRRKTQYSAATGRIIPPSSKSYQRKSHSQRLKYPQPFHDQELTVLELLCQILQTDSLSTVQQWLLLAGQREKDLVMGMITQALDGVDLSGRERQNFQTLHPGVFPPANAPSFEQSWGKPPKTSSNQMNRTLSDDKPERIGDAEVLEVHAGAQNHRQDPPLEHSKSA